One Spiribacter halobius DNA segment encodes these proteins:
- a CDS encoding ParB/RepB/Spo0J family partition protein, whose product MNSRRRGLGRGLDALLGGVPEDAAEAARRGELRELPLERLERGRYQPRREFDPAALQELAHSIRSQGVVQPIVVRPLPGGERFEIIAGERRWRAAQLAELETIPSLVRDIPDEAAIAVALIENIQREDLNPLEEATALKRLTGEFGMTHQAVAEAVGRSRVSVSNLLRLLELAPAVKALVADGTLEMGHARALLALDEGRQAEAARQVAERGLTVRQTEALVRQLLEGGPQREEKRPDPNIRRLQEDLTERLGASVRIQHGQRGKGRLVIQYNSLDELDGILEHIR is encoded by the coding sequence ATGAACAGCCGCCGGCGCGGACTCGGTCGTGGGCTCGACGCGCTCCTGGGGGGCGTTCCCGAGGATGCCGCCGAGGCGGCGCGACGCGGCGAGCTGCGTGAGCTGCCCCTGGAGCGGCTCGAGCGCGGCCGCTACCAGCCGCGGCGCGAGTTCGACCCCGCCGCGCTGCAGGAGCTCGCCCACTCGATCCGCTCCCAGGGGGTGGTGCAGCCCATCGTGGTGCGGCCGCTGCCGGGGGGCGAGCGCTTCGAGATCATCGCCGGCGAGCGCCGCTGGCGGGCGGCGCAGCTCGCCGAGCTGGAGACCATCCCCTCGCTGGTGCGCGATATCCCCGACGAGGCCGCCATCGCGGTGGCGCTGATCGAGAACATCCAGCGCGAGGACCTGAACCCGCTGGAGGAGGCCACTGCGCTCAAGCGCCTCACCGGCGAGTTCGGCATGACCCACCAGGCCGTCGCGGAGGCGGTGGGGCGCTCGCGGGTGAGCGTCTCCAACCTCCTGCGACTGCTGGAGCTCGCGCCGGCGGTGAAGGCGCTGGTGGCGGACGGCACCCTGGAGATGGGCCATGCCCGGGCGCTGCTTGCCCTGGACGAGGGGCGCCAGGCCGAGGCGGCCCGTCAGGTGGCCGAGCGGGGGCTCACGGTGCGCCAGACCGAGGCCCTGGTGCGCCAGCTGCTGGAAGGCGGGCCGCAGCGCGAGGAGAAGCGCCCCGACCCCAACATCCGCCGGCTCCAGGAGGACCTCACCGAGCGCCTCGGCGCCAGCGTACGCATCCAGCACGGGCAGCGCGGCAAGGGCCGGCTCGTGATCCAGTACAACAGTCTGGACGAGCTGGACGGGATCCTCGAGCACATTCGTTGA
- a CDS encoding ParA family protein has translation MSRTLAVANQKGGVGKTTTCVNLAASLVANRRRVLLVDMDPQGNATVGSGFDKDALERTNYELLVGACGVEAVLRPAESGRFDLLPANGDLTAAEVALMEAREGRERRLQEVLAPLRERYDYIVVDCPPSLNILTVNALVAADAVLIPIQCEYYALEGLTALLDTIRRVQETVNPSLQIEGLLRTMYDPRNNLANQVAAQLLEHFSDRVYRTQIPRNVRLAEAPSHGLPALQYDRTSRGAIAYMALASELLRREGAAGLATAG, from the coding sequence ATGAGCCGGACCCTCGCCGTGGCCAATCAGAAGGGTGGCGTCGGCAAGACCACCACCTGCGTCAACCTTGCCGCCTCGCTGGTGGCGAACCGCCGCCGCGTGCTGCTGGTGGACATGGACCCGCAGGGCAATGCCACCGTCGGCTCCGGCTTCGACAAGGACGCCCTCGAGCGGACCAACTACGAGCTCCTGGTGGGCGCGTGCGGTGTGGAGGCGGTGCTCCGCCCGGCCGAGTCCGGCCGCTTCGACCTGCTGCCCGCCAATGGCGATCTCACCGCCGCCGAGGTGGCGCTGATGGAGGCGCGTGAAGGGCGCGAGCGGCGCCTGCAGGAGGTGCTGGCGCCGCTGCGCGAGCGCTACGACTACATCGTCGTCGACTGCCCGCCGTCGCTGAACATCCTCACCGTGAACGCCCTGGTGGCCGCGGATGCGGTGCTCATTCCCATCCAGTGCGAGTACTACGCCCTGGAGGGGCTGACCGCGCTGCTCGATACCATCCGCCGGGTGCAGGAGACAGTGAACCCGTCGCTGCAGATCGAGGGTCTGCTGCGGACCATGTACGACCCGCGCAACAACCTGGCGAATCAGGTGGCGGCGCAGCTGCTCGAGCACTTCAGCGACCGCGTCTACCGTACCCAGATCCCGCGCAACGTGCGCCTGGCCGAGGCCCCGAGCCATGGCCTGCCGGCACTGCAGTACGATCGCACCTCGCGCGGCGCCATCGCCTACATGGCGCTCGCCTCGGAGCTGCTCCGCCGCGAGGGCGCGGCGGGGCTCGCCACGGCTGGATAG
- the rsmG gene encoding 16S rRNA (guanine(527)-N(7))-methyltransferase RsmG has protein sequence MAASAEARLAEGLEALGLSPAPAARLLAYRDLLARWNRVYNLSAIRDPEAMVERHLLDSLAVIPHLPAGPLLDVGSGGGLPGLPIAIMAPGRPITLLESNGKKARFLRQAVLELDLAQVSVAHERLEQHTGGPYGVVICRAFSEALAFWRGTARLLAPGGRALAMKGRRDEMELAALSTEGVSCRVQRLAVPGLDAERHLLVLGDSGPEHRTAS, from the coding sequence ATGGCGGCGAGCGCCGAGGCCCGTCTCGCCGAGGGGCTGGAGGCCCTGGGGCTTTCCCCGGCGCCTGCGGCGCGCCTGCTCGCCTATCGGGACCTGCTGGCGCGCTGGAACCGGGTCTACAACCTGTCCGCGATCCGCGATCCCGAGGCCATGGTCGAGCGGCATCTGCTGGACAGTCTGGCGGTGATCCCGCATCTGCCCGCCGGTCCGCTGCTGGACGTCGGCAGCGGCGGTGGTCTGCCGGGTCTGCCCATCGCCATCATGGCGCCCGGGCGGCCGATAACCCTGCTCGAGAGCAACGGCAAGAAGGCGCGCTTCCTGCGCCAGGCGGTCCTGGAGCTCGACCTCGCGCAGGTGAGTGTTGCCCATGAGCGTCTCGAGCAGCACACCGGCGGCCCGTACGGCGTCGTCATCTGCCGGGCCTTCAGCGAGGCGCTCGCGTTCTGGCGCGGGACGGCGCGGCTGCTTGCGCCCGGTGGTCGGGCGCTGGCCATGAAGGGCCGGCGGGACGAGATGGAATTGGCCGCCCTTTCCACGGAGGGCGTATCATGCCGCGTGCAACGTCTCGCCGTACCGGGCCTGGACGCCGAGCGCCATCTGCTGGTGCTGGGTGACTCGGGCCCCGAGCACAGGACAGCGTCATGA
- the mnmG gene encoding tRNA uridine-5-carboxymethylaminomethyl(34) synthesis enzyme MnmG, which translates to MTASNPYDVIVVGGGHAGTEAAAVAARAGARTLLLTQSLDAIGQMSCNPAIGGIGKGHLVREIDAMGGIMGQAIDRAGIQFRVLNRRKGPAVQATRAQADRQLYRQAVRGLLDGIPGLTLFQDGVEDLVVEAGRVTGVKTRLGLTLRAQAVVLTVGTFLGGRIHVGDRQHAGGRAGDPPANALAARLRELPLRVGRLKTGTPPRLDARSIDFDALEPQPGDAPAPYFSRWSRGDEHPRQVPCHITWTNARSHELIRAGLDRSPLFSGEIEGVGPRYCPSIEDKVVRFADRDSHQIFVEPEGLDSAEVYPNGISTSLPFDVQEALVRSIRGFERAVITRPGYAIEYDYLDPRDLAPTLESLHLPGLWLAGQINGTTGYEEAAAQGLLAGLNAAASVRAAEPWRPARHEAYLGVLVDDLTTRGTREPYRMFTSRAEYRLQLREDNADLRLLPVARAYGLVADADWADFERYRGAIDDETARLARTVIHPGALGGDAGAAVLGAPLAREQDLLALLRRPEVDYAALMALPGAGPGVGDPRVARQVTIAARYAGYLERQQAQIERTARHEHWPLPPDMDYRAVSGLSAEVGEKLAAHRPATLGQAGRIPGVTPAALSLLLVHLRRGAERASA; encoded by the coding sequence ATGACTGCCTCCAACCCCTATGACGTTATCGTGGTCGGCGGCGGCCACGCTGGCACCGAGGCCGCCGCCGTGGCGGCACGGGCCGGCGCCCGGACGCTGCTGTTGACCCAGAGCCTCGACGCCATCGGCCAGATGAGCTGCAACCCGGCCATCGGCGGCATCGGCAAGGGGCATCTCGTGCGCGAGATCGATGCCATGGGCGGGATCATGGGCCAGGCCATCGACCGTGCGGGCATCCAGTTCCGGGTCCTCAACCGCCGCAAGGGGCCCGCCGTGCAGGCGACCCGTGCCCAGGCGGACCGGCAGCTCTACCGCCAGGCGGTACGCGGGCTGCTCGACGGAATCCCTGGCCTCACCCTGTTCCAGGACGGGGTGGAGGACCTCGTGGTCGAGGCCGGGCGGGTCACCGGGGTGAAGACCCGCCTCGGGCTCACGCTGCGCGCGCAGGCGGTGGTGCTGACGGTGGGTACCTTCCTCGGTGGCCGCATCCACGTCGGTGACCGTCAGCATGCCGGCGGTCGCGCCGGCGACCCGCCCGCCAACGCCCTGGCCGCGCGCCTGCGCGAGCTGCCGCTGCGGGTCGGGCGGCTGAAGACCGGCACGCCGCCGCGCCTCGACGCCCGCTCCATAGACTTCGATGCCCTCGAGCCGCAGCCGGGAGACGCGCCGGCACCGTATTTCTCGCGCTGGAGCCGGGGCGACGAGCATCCACGCCAGGTGCCGTGCCACATCACCTGGACCAACGCCCGCAGCCACGAGCTGATCCGGGCCGGGCTCGACCGCTCGCCGCTGTTCAGCGGCGAGATCGAAGGGGTGGGGCCGCGCTACTGCCCGTCCATCGAGGACAAGGTGGTGCGCTTCGCCGACCGCGACAGCCACCAGATTTTCGTTGAGCCCGAGGGCCTCGACAGCGCCGAGGTCTACCCCAACGGCATCTCCACCAGCCTGCCGTTCGATGTGCAGGAGGCGCTGGTACGGAGTATCCGGGGCTTCGAGCGGGCCGTGATCACGCGCCCCGGCTACGCCATCGAGTACGATTATCTGGACCCGCGGGATCTGGCGCCGACGCTGGAGAGCCTGCACCTGCCCGGTCTGTGGCTTGCCGGGCAGATCAACGGCACCACAGGCTACGAGGAGGCCGCGGCCCAGGGGCTGCTGGCCGGGCTCAACGCGGCAGCCAGCGTGCGCGCGGCAGAGCCCTGGCGACCCGCCCGCCATGAGGCCTATCTCGGCGTGCTGGTGGACGATCTCACCACCCGCGGCACCCGCGAGCCCTACCGCATGTTCACGAGCCGCGCCGAATACCGGCTGCAGCTGCGGGAGGACAACGCCGATCTGCGGCTGCTGCCGGTGGCCCGGGCCTACGGCCTGGTCGCCGATGCCGACTGGGCGGATTTCGAGCGCTACCGGGGCGCCATCGACGATGAGACCGCGCGCCTGGCGCGCACGGTCATCCATCCCGGGGCGCTGGGCGGCGACGCCGGTGCGGCGGTGCTGGGCGCTCCGCTCGCCCGCGAGCAGGATCTGCTCGCCCTGCTGCGGCGCCCGGAGGTGGACTACGCGGCGCTGATGGCGCTGCCGGGCGCAGGGCCCGGCGTCGGCGATCCGCGGGTCGCCCGGCAGGTCACTATCGCGGCGCGCTACGCGGGCTACCTCGAGCGCCAGCAGGCCCAGATCGAGCGCACCGCCCGCCACGAGCACTGGCCGCTGCCGCCGGACATGGACTATCGGGCGGTGTCCGGACTGTCTGCGGAGGTCGGCGAGAAGCTGGCCGCCCATCGCCCGGCGACGCTGGGCCAGGCCGGGCGCATCCCGGGTGTGACGCCGGCGGCGCTGTCGCTGCTGCTGGTGCACCTGCGCCGGGGCGCCGAGCGCGCCAGCGCCTGA